From the Magnetofaba australis IT-1 genome, the window TGGCCGCCTCCAAGCGCAAGGGGATGTGGATGGGGGGCGTACCGCCCCTGGGGTACGATGTAGTTGACCGCAAACTGGTGATTAACGAGGAGGAAGCGCAACTGGTCCAGCACATTTTCAAGCGCTTCACCCAAGTTGGATCAGTCACCTCCCTGGTGCAGGAGCTCAATGATGCAGGACGCCGCACCAAAAGCTGGACAACTCAGAGCGGGCGGGTGCGTGAAGGTGGAAAGTTTGACAAAAACAGCCTCTACCGGATGCTGAAAAACCGCATCTACCTGGGAGAGATCGTTCACAAGGAGGAATCCTTTCCTGGCGAACATGTGGCCATCATTCAACCGCAGCAATGGCAGAGAGTCGAGAGCATTCTGGCTGAGAATGCCCATCAGCGCGCCAACCAAAGCCGGTCCCAGTCACCCGCTCCTCTGAAGGGGATTCTCCGCTGTGGCCACTGCAATCGGGCTATGAAGCCCAGCCACACCCGCAAAAAGGGTAAGCAGTACCGATACTACACCTGCCAGCAGGCGCTCAAGCGAGGTCACGACTCCTGCCCAGTCAAAACAGTCGCCGCAGGTGAAGTGGAGCAACTGGTGCTGGACCAGATTCAAGGGATCCTGGCCAGTCCGGAGATGGTGGTGAATATCTGGAAATCGGCGCGACAGGAAGGCGGCTTTCTGACCGAGTTGGAAGCCACCGAGGCGCTGCGCAATTTGGAGCCCATCTGGCAAGAGCTCTTCCCCCTGGAGCAATCCCGTCTGCTGAACCTGCTGCTTGACCGGGTGATGATCACGACGGATCAGATGGAGGTCCACCTGCGCAGAGAGGGGATCGATCATCTGGCGGGTGAGCTTGCCGCCTGACCCCATATAGAAGCGAGGAGATTAACCATGCAAGCCACGTTGAGCCCTGATGGGCAGAATATCATTATCCGCATCCCCTTGAACATGAAACGGATGGGAGGGCGTAAAGCCATTATTCCACCTGAAGGGAGCAATAGCCCGTTCCGGCACAGTCACCGGGCTGACAAGGTGTTGCTGAAGGCGCTGGGGCGCGCCCACCGCTGGTTGGAGATGCTGGAAAACGGTGAGGTGGG encodes:
- a CDS encoding recombinase family protein, which codes for MSRKSLTPKVRCAIYTRKSTDEGLEMEFNSLDAQREACAAYITSQKSNGWHPLPDRYDDGGFSGGNMERPALKRLMADIEAGQVDIVVCYKVDRLSRSLLDFSQLIEVFERHGASFVSITQQFSTTTSMGRLTLNMLLSFAQYEREVIAERIRDKVAASKRKGMWMGGVPPLGYDVVDRKLVINEEEAQLVQHIFKRFTQVGSVTSLVQELNDAGRRTKSWTTQSGRVREGGKFDKNSLYRMLKNRIYLGEIVHKEESFPGEHVAIIQPQQWQRVESILAENAHQRANQSRSQSPAPLKGILRCGHCNRAMKPSHTRKKGKQYRYYTCQQALKRGHDSCPVKTVAAGEVEQLVLDQIQGILASPEMVVNIWKSARQEGGFLTELEATEALRNLEPIWQELFPLEQSRLLNLLLDRVMITTDQMEVHLRREGIDHLAGELAA